A part of Melittangium boletus DSM 14713 genomic DNA contains:
- a CDS encoding acyl-CoA dehydrogenase family protein, which yields MSNPFTEEHEAFRKTVRAFVEKEMTPHALEWDRAGIFPRELFRKCGELGFLGINHSPEYGGSGLDYWYVTAFTEELSRSRNAGVNMALLVQSQMATPIINEIGTDEQKREFLAPALAGEKIAALGVSEPGQGSDVANMQTTARVDGDDYVINGSKMWITNGTRADFITLGVRTGGPGHGGISLVTFPTDVKGFGVSKKLDKVGNLSSDTAILYFEDCRIPKRYVLGQENQGFYHIMTNFQGERLVSAICAVSAMERMIEDAIEYGRERKAFGKPLLGFQVWRHKLVEHMASIEAAKRLTYHAVAIFDAKQNAVREISMAKLFSTDLAQKVAYDVQQFFGGMGYIEETHIARAWRDLRLLTIGGGTSEVMKEILTKTSGL from the coding sequence CTGTCGAATCCATTCACCGAGGAGCATGAAGCGTTCCGCAAGACGGTGCGCGCGTTCGTGGAGAAGGAGATGACGCCGCACGCGCTGGAGTGGGATCGGGCGGGCATCTTCCCGAGGGAGCTGTTCCGCAAGTGCGGCGAGCTGGGCTTCCTGGGCATCAACCATTCGCCGGAGTACGGCGGCAGTGGCCTGGACTACTGGTACGTGACGGCCTTCACCGAGGAGTTGTCACGCAGCCGCAACGCGGGCGTGAACATGGCCTTGCTGGTGCAAAGCCAGATGGCCACGCCGATCATCAATGAGATTGGCACGGACGAGCAGAAGCGGGAGTTTCTCGCGCCAGCGCTTGCGGGCGAGAAGATCGCCGCGCTGGGAGTGAGCGAACCCGGTCAGGGCTCGGACGTGGCGAACATGCAGACGACGGCGCGCGTGGACGGAGACGACTACGTCATCAACGGCTCGAAGATGTGGATCACCAACGGCACGAGGGCGGACTTCATCACGTTGGGAGTACGTACGGGCGGGCCGGGCCACGGGGGCATCTCGCTGGTGACCTTTCCCACGGATGTGAAGGGCTTCGGGGTGTCCAAGAAGCTCGACAAGGTGGGCAACCTGTCCTCGGACACGGCCATCCTCTATTTCGAGGACTGCCGCATCCCGAAACGCTACGTGCTTGGGCAGGAGAACCAGGGCTTCTACCACATCATGACGAACTTCCAGGGCGAGCGCTTGGTGAGTGCCATCTGCGCGGTGAGCGCCATGGAACGCATGATTGAGGACGCGATCGAATACGGCCGCGAGCGCAAGGCGTTTGGAAAGCCCCTGCTGGGCTTCCAGGTCTGGCGTCACAAGCTGGTGGAGCACATGGCGTCCATCGAGGCGGCCAAGCGGCTCACCTACCACGCGGTGGCGATCTTCGACGCGAAGCAGAACGCGGTGCGGGAGATCTCCATGGCGAAGCTCTTCTCCACGGACCTGGCGCAGAAGGTCGCCTACGACGTGCAGCAATTCTTCGGAGGCATGGGCTACATCGAGGAGACGCACATCGCTCGAGCTTGGCGAGACCTTCGTCTCCTTACCATCGGGGGGGGCACCTCGGAGGTGATGAAGGAAATCCTCACCAAGACGTCGGGGCTCTGA